One Vallitalea pronyensis genomic region harbors:
- a CDS encoding transglutaminase-like domain-containing protein — translation MRNYIKKLIDIALIEMTKIMMIFSLTIILSGLLYYQLSYTHLFLAIVMTYSLIKVMTYNLKYFFYSSVTIIGLIIGAIIVNWTTEYLSQIVIKIDQYIYVYRTALTKGYLIPEEYQMVVGIIIGFIICCVVRMIQGSKHAFMSYIFMGLTIILIAFFVRGFYNQSAYYVFIGAVIVYYYYEFYLGKIKAKHIARFYPLAIHAVLFAIVLVFISGYSYRKSPRPLQFVNEIGKTIDKYIINGRSGSGRGGSGTGAVIDDEEPVIVTYENTEALKAEVELTNHAILNVYIDNPTYLRGGVCNIFDGKEWSYDNPSIYEVDDFEEQLYGLQWLSEDVDSLSDRSQDTLLETYYRKYEVNVSYRNIATDILFLPTNVTSVLDPYGDEAMDSFSYNEGGIASFDSDLIEGFNYTFTYHKPKYDEPILEEVLVKSHKGFYKNIPSLLHKNDLIRKADKVREHYLQIPDTTTERTFELAKDITQSSQSDYERAKAIELYLKSTCNYTYTTELPDNGDPIDYFLFETKEGFCTYNATAMVLMLRMNDIPARFVKGFVAKGSQVDEEEVMPDNEMMYMTETKTNLNVITGWDSHAWVEAYLEGFGWIAFEPTSGFEIRTEAERLPTPVVELPDGAEVNEVYDQEALAAARKRIPAYVLAIALSIFIIGIIILVLVIRWKNNEHKWEASQNRFKYLMLFHKCLLMLKLIGYAKGSHLTMREYAKAIAGDVDTDDYQLMTYVTQYEISCYSSKSVPDIWIEDVKAYYGYLKQLARQKTNYWHVQSALFIYHIK, via the coding sequence GTGAGAAATTATATTAAGAAATTAATCGATATAGCGTTAATTGAAATGACTAAAATAATGATGATTTTTAGCTTAACCATTATTTTGTCAGGCCTGCTATATTACCAGTTATCTTATACCCACTTATTCCTAGCAATTGTCATGACGTATAGCCTTATAAAGGTGATGACATATAATCTAAAGTACTTTTTTTATAGCAGTGTAACCATTATTGGGTTGATAATAGGGGCTATTATTGTCAATTGGACCACAGAATACCTTTCCCAGATCGTTATAAAAATTGATCAATATATCTATGTTTATAGAACAGCGCTCACCAAAGGATACCTCATACCAGAAGAATACCAGATGGTGGTGGGTATAATCATTGGTTTCATTATTTGTTGTGTGGTACGTATGATACAAGGAAGTAAGCATGCCTTTATGTCGTATATCTTCATGGGGCTAACGATTATTCTAATTGCTTTCTTTGTGAGAGGTTTTTATAATCAGTCTGCTTATTATGTCTTTATTGGTGCTGTTATTGTTTATTATTATTATGAATTTTATCTGGGTAAAATAAAGGCCAAACATATTGCCAGGTTCTACCCATTAGCTATCCATGCAGTATTGTTTGCTATCGTATTGGTGTTTATATCGGGTTACAGCTACAGAAAAAGCCCTAGACCCTTACAGTTTGTCAATGAGATTGGTAAAACCATTGATAAGTATATTATCAATGGGAGAAGCGGTAGTGGAAGAGGTGGCAGCGGCACAGGAGCAGTAATAGACGACGAAGAACCTGTCATTGTGACATATGAAAACACAGAGGCGTTAAAAGCAGAAGTAGAGTTAACCAATCATGCTATTCTAAATGTCTACATTGATAACCCTACCTACTTAAGGGGAGGCGTTTGTAATATTTTTGATGGTAAAGAATGGTCTTATGATAATCCATCGATTTATGAAGTAGATGATTTTGAAGAACAATTATATGGTTTACAGTGGTTAAGCGAGGATGTTGATTCCCTATCAGACAGAAGCCAAGACACGTTGTTAGAGACGTATTATAGAAAATATGAGGTCAATGTTAGCTATAGAAATATAGCAACGGATATACTTTTTTTACCAACAAATGTGACCAGTGTATTAGACCCTTATGGTGATGAAGCAATGGATTCATTTTCATACAATGAAGGTGGTATTGCTAGCTTTGACAGTGATCTAATAGAAGGGTTCAACTATACGTTTACTTATCATAAACCGAAATATGACGAACCTATTTTGGAAGAAGTTTTGGTCAAGAGCCATAAAGGCTTTTATAAAAATATACCATCCTTACTCCATAAAAATGACTTAATCCGTAAGGCAGATAAAGTTCGTGAACATTATTTACAGATTCCAGATACGACGACAGAACGTACCTTTGAATTGGCAAAAGATATCACACAGAGTAGTCAATCAGATTATGAACGTGCAAAAGCCATTGAGTTGTATTTAAAATCTACATGTAATTATACGTATACAACAGAGCTGCCAGATAATGGCGATCCTATTGATTATTTTCTTTTTGAAACAAAAGAAGGTTTTTGTACTTACAATGCAACGGCTATGGTACTTATGCTTAGAATGAATGATATTCCAGCCAGATTTGTAAAAGGTTTTGTGGCAAAAGGCTCCCAAGTGGATGAGGAAGAAGTCATGCCCGATAACGAAATGATGTATATGACTGAAACAAAAACCAATCTAAATGTTATAACAGGTTGGGATTCTCATGCATGGGTGGAAGCTTATCTTGAAGGCTTTGGTTGGATTGCTTTTGAACCTACCAGTGGATTTGAAATCCGTACGGAAGCAGAGCGGTTACCAACGCCAGTGGTAGAGCTTCCAGATGGTGCCGAAGTCAATGAAGTATATGATCAAGAAGCCTTAGCAGCAGCTAGAAAAAGGATACCTGCATACGTTTTAGCCATTGCACTCAGTATTTTTATAATAGGTATTATCATCTTGGTGTTGGTGATACGATGGAAGAATAATGAACATAAATGGGAAGCAAGCCAAAATCGCTTTAAATATTTAATGTTATTCCACAAGTGTTTACTCATGCTTAAACTAATTGGATACGCAAAAGGTTCTCATTTAACCATGCGTGAATATGCAAAAGCCATTGCAGGTGATGTAGATACAGACGATTATCAATTAATGACTTATGTAACACAGTATGAAATTAGCTGTTACAGTTCAAAGTCTGTTCCTGATATATGGATTGAAGATGTTAAGGCTTACTATGGCTATCTTAAACAATTAGCTAGACAGAAAACCAATTATTGGCATGTACAATCCGCATTATTTATATACCATATTAAATAA
- a CDS encoding extracellular solute-binding protein — protein MKRVLGLILGMILIIGNIAACSPEKETEPTVQKSKEPVIRDTNTNRENEREKERQNEDDIPTLTLVQKDFVPSNPNDMAYIEKINTALLENGIKAKLELVELPRGGYSEKLNLMLQGGNVPDMIWFRDGMDEHYMEEGLLVDLTEYINDSDVFNQSMEPYHKARIASYPYLLNIRYNTPKIALVRQDWLDALGLKPPETVDDYYGVLKAFANSDFDDNGEKDTYGITATGGTERLDAIFNGAFGMPTTWIQGDDGQYIYHKVSQNEKEKLAFYRRLREEKILDPAYITTKWDTMEEKLYTGKVGMVVGSAGKVVDIYSSKLQHAGADTMLIPLNPPKGHGGQGFAPVDVTKEQKGFAISTVSEHQALAFQVLEFMASDEGQYLDRLGFEGRDYEKDGHGIITRTEKGQEWYARFFDVPSWQSPVPLITDVAQASLDITARYYIEDKNFDIPSEHSAKWETMNNLYKEYAYKIIMGDYTMDKFDEFVNRWYEAGGNEITALANKILLK, from the coding sequence ATGAAAAGAGTTCTTGGGTTAATTCTAGGCATGATTCTTATAATAGGGAATATAGCCGCTTGTTCACCGGAAAAAGAAACAGAACCAACGGTTCAAAAAAGTAAAGAGCCTGTTATAAGGGATACCAACACAAACAGAGAAAATGAAAGAGAAAAAGAAAGACAAAATGAAGATGACATCCCAACCCTGACGTTGGTCCAAAAAGATTTTGTACCCTCTAACCCAAATGATATGGCTTATATAGAAAAAATTAATACAGCATTATTGGAAAATGGGATAAAAGCTAAACTGGAACTTGTTGAGCTGCCTCGTGGTGGTTATTCGGAAAAACTAAATCTTATGCTTCAAGGTGGAAACGTACCGGACATGATATGGTTTAGAGATGGTATGGATGAACACTATATGGAGGAAGGGTTGCTGGTTGATTTAACAGAATATATAAATGACTCGGATGTCTTTAACCAATCCATGGAACCTTATCACAAAGCAAGAATAGCATCCTATCCTTACTTACTAAATATTCGTTACAACACACCCAAAATTGCATTGGTTCGGCAAGATTGGCTGGATGCATTAGGTTTAAAACCACCAGAGACAGTGGATGATTACTATGGCGTATTAAAGGCTTTTGCAAATAGTGATTTTGATGATAATGGTGAGAAAGATACCTATGGCATAACAGCAACAGGTGGCACAGAGCGATTAGATGCCATTTTTAATGGGGCATTTGGTATGCCAACCACTTGGATACAAGGTGATGACGGCCAGTATATATATCATAAAGTAAGTCAAAACGAGAAAGAGAAATTAGCTTTTTATCGACGGTTAAGAGAAGAAAAAATACTTGACCCAGCTTATATTACAACAAAATGGGATACCATGGAAGAGAAGTTGTATACAGGTAAAGTAGGTATGGTTGTTGGGTCTGCTGGAAAAGTGGTGGATATCTACAGCTCTAAATTGCAGCATGCTGGGGCTGATACCATGCTTATTCCACTGAATCCACCAAAAGGCCATGGTGGACAAGGTTTTGCACCTGTTGATGTGACAAAAGAACAAAAGGGTTTTGCTATTTCTACTGTATCAGAGCATCAAGCATTAGCTTTTCAGGTATTGGAGTTTATGGCATCGGATGAAGGGCAGTATCTCGACCGCCTTGGCTTTGAAGGAAGGGATTATGAAAAGGATGGTCATGGTATAATCACTCGGACGGAAAAAGGACAAGAATGGTATGCTCGATTCTTCGATGTACCATCTTGGCAATCACCTGTACCCCTTATAACAGATGTTGCTCAAGCATCATTAGATATAACAGCCCGTTACTATATAGAAGATAAAAATTTTGACATACCCAGTGAGCATAGCGCAAAATGGGAAACGATGAATAATCTCTATAAAGAATATGCTTATAAGATTATTATGGGTGACTATACCATGGATAAATTTGATGAATTTGTTAACAGATGGTACGAAGCAGGGGGAAATGAAATAACCGCTTTAGCAAATAAAATATTACTAAAATAG
- a CDS encoding M56 family metallopeptidase: MSGVYDILLKTTIISSGMIVVILAIKRIMANKLSLRWHYTIWFLLVIRLMLPISVPSSLSIYNLLGTYERSSTIQEPVTYEMDSSLITEDKVSPNALITRDTQPQSENPNMGGKDQKHHIEKPRWEIHQIDVKAISVILWLVGLILIGSITLLHNCHIRYKIARSVPIEEHNMMTVLEACKEKLGITKKVHMKWVTGISSPAITGMLSPTILLPISYRENLPDGLEIIILHELLHYKRRDVILLRLLTILQVIYWFNPLVWIAFYKMRQEMEMCCDESVLKIIGIQHKAAYGKLILNLIERNVSAPLSLPALLGGHKAMKARLSQLMKHHKRTKYTIGLGIVIICLVMVFFMTDKQDTTKQEEGNTIATSHSEDGEINENQDLTINSLEEDKTVADIGGTDGPTVMFTGEKIKDVRLDEADVQELQILTNGEHYKTITDLETINRLARNLIFEIGIRSDMAAKEFLDTISLAHGRNQPITLIIDKIYNQKVDKIIVKMESGDLSANYTLANNNVMVSNIIDIPMDTFDYHLPKDVKALVDKYSLNVGYYLLNTKLILPESFDYYVGDNPIPLYWAYKNELIKDINMDITDYLGKEIELIWYTLDDMPEVKTSKYYLRPNRLTILRYDGKIIGAYIGSNVSQRACYSLKGSTLEQMTKMAFNPWVDQFVVMTEETNALAKLTPKEVVEAYYAALEKKDFKKANQLVTISTLFDIGSYIGDYKLHGFFHQNMESLSLIRINETNVSTNGIYRFDIDLDVQYKENRLGEWTISSQNVKKEQKQVGYKVDAIVGAFDIATPNE, from the coding sequence ATGAGTGGTGTATATGATATATTATTAAAAACAACCATTATTTCAAGTGGGATGATAGTCGTTATCCTGGCGATTAAGCGCATCATGGCTAATAAGTTATCGTTAAGGTGGCATTACACCATCTGGTTTCTGTTAGTGATAAGACTCATGTTGCCCATTAGCGTACCCAGTTCACTAAGTATTTATAATTTGTTGGGAACATATGAGAGAAGTTCTACAATACAAGAACCTGTCACATATGAAATGGATAGTTCCCTTATAACAGAAGATAAGGTATCACCCAATGCATTGATAACACGTGATACTCAGCCTCAAAGTGAAAATCCAAACATGGGTGGAAAAGATCAGAAGCATCATATAGAAAAACCAAGATGGGAGATACATCAAATAGATGTCAAGGCGATAAGTGTTATCTTATGGTTAGTTGGTCTAATCCTTATAGGTAGCATAACACTTTTACATAATTGCCATATTCGGTATAAAATTGCTCGTAGTGTGCCCATAGAAGAGCATAACATGATGACTGTTTTAGAAGCTTGTAAAGAAAAATTGGGTATCACAAAAAAGGTACACATGAAGTGGGTAACAGGCATATCTTCACCGGCAATAACGGGTATGCTATCACCAACCATTTTATTACCAATCAGTTATCGAGAGAACTTACCAGATGGCTTAGAGATTATCATACTTCATGAATTGCTGCATTATAAAAGAAGGGATGTTATCCTATTACGCTTACTTACAATCTTACAGGTGATCTATTGGTTTAATCCGTTGGTATGGATTGCATTCTATAAAATGCGTCAGGAAATGGAAATGTGCTGTGATGAAAGTGTTCTAAAGATTATTGGTATCCAGCATAAAGCTGCCTATGGTAAGTTAATCCTTAACCTTATTGAGAGGAATGTATCTGCACCCCTATCATTGCCAGCACTGTTAGGAGGGCATAAAGCTATGAAAGCTCGACTTAGTCAGCTAATGAAGCATCATAAAAGAACAAAGTATACCATAGGATTAGGGATTGTGATTATCTGTTTGGTAATGGTGTTTTTTATGACAGATAAGCAGGATACAACAAAACAAGAAGAAGGGAATACGATAGCTACTTCTCATTCTGAAGATGGTGAAATTAATGAAAACCAAGACCTAACCATAAACAGTTTAGAGGAAGATAAGACGGTAGCAGATATAGGTGGTACAGATGGACCAACAGTTATGTTTACAGGGGAAAAAATCAAAGATGTGAGACTAGATGAGGCAGATGTTCAAGAACTCCAGATACTGACGAATGGAGAGCATTATAAAACCATAACTGATCTAGAAACCATTAATCGACTGGCTAGAAATCTGATCTTTGAAATAGGTATTCGTAGCGATATGGCTGCAAAAGAATTTTTGGATACCATTTCGTTAGCTCATGGTAGGAATCAACCCATAACACTTATCATTGATAAGATTTATAACCAAAAGGTTGATAAGATAATTGTAAAAATGGAATCAGGTGATTTATCCGCAAATTATACGCTTGCTAATAATAATGTAATGGTATCCAATATAATAGATATTCCGATGGATACATTTGATTATCATTTACCAAAGGATGTTAAAGCGTTAGTTGATAAATATAGCCTAAATGTTGGTTATTATTTGTTAAACACTAAGTTAATATTACCTGAGTCCTTTGATTATTATGTTGGAGATAATCCAATTCCTTTATATTGGGCTTATAAAAATGAATTAATTAAAGATATTAACATGGATATAACAGACTACCTTGGTAAAGAAATTGAATTGATTTGGTATACCTTAGATGATATGCCTGAAGTCAAAACATCTAAATATTATTTAAGACCTAATCGATTAACAATTTTGCGATACGATGGTAAGATTATTGGGGCATACATTGGAAGTAATGTAAGTCAAAGGGCTTGTTATTCGTTAAAAGGATCTACATTAGAACAGATGACTAAAATGGCATTTAATCCATGGGTGGATCAATTTGTTGTCATGACTGAAGAAACAAATGCATTAGCCAAGCTAACGCCAAAAGAAGTCGTAGAGGCATACTATGCAGCCTTAGAAAAAAAGGATTTTAAAAAAGCCAATCAACTCGTTACAATATCAACATTATTTGATATTGGAAGCTATATAGGCGATTACAAACTTCATGGATTTTTCCATCAAAATATGGAGAGTCTTTCACTTATCCGAATTAATGAGACTAACGTATCAACAAATGGGATTTATCGATTTGATATCGATTTAGATGTTCAATATAAGGAAAACAGATTGGGTGAGTGGACTATCTCTAGTCAAAATGTAAAAAAAGAACAAAAACAGGTGGGTTATAAGGTAGATGCAATAGTAGGTGCTTTTGATATAGCGACCCCCAACGAATAA
- a CDS encoding DUF58 domain-containing protein: MKRNRIYLITLIGVSILTYFIEGYILTTLFYMLLFIPVLSYLSIWLTYRRFYVTHEISKDKIVKGDTVQYTLTLYNETSLVFCPFRLKLSLDRILFQGQFESPTFILYPKSEEKIVIPLQCKYRGFYKVGIQSVIIEDYFGLFSKKIRTVDAIKMMVYPRVKRLIALPMSQVNMDEITNVSAKKQDEQNDISHMREYEKGDNLNKIHWKLSAKYKELMVKQYSGEVSNTVQIILDVNRHYLDEESNIAIEDKMVETVIMMTSYLLMHNKPVSLVFYDRQFVELSGKGYNDFERFYEECALLEFPRQYDFSQTVVDYYQSMDDHGMTHSHAYIITSNVDEALIDKMNILTIDKAKMTIMNIYMDQRDKNDKGIYRAIAEGYDLMNIPYERDLDTLIEGI; this comes from the coding sequence ATGAAACGAAATAGAATCTATTTGATAACGTTAATAGGTGTTTCTATACTCACCTACTTTATAGAAGGTTATATTTTAACCACGTTATTTTACATGCTGTTATTTATTCCTGTTTTATCCTATCTATCCATTTGGCTCACATACCGACGATTTTACGTAACCCATGAAATAAGTAAAGATAAAATTGTTAAAGGGGATACGGTACAATATACGTTGACGCTATATAATGAGACGAGTCTGGTTTTTTGTCCTTTTCGTTTAAAACTTTCATTAGATAGGATTTTATTTCAAGGTCAATTTGAATCACCTACTTTTATTTTATATCCCAAGTCAGAAGAAAAAATTGTAATACCCTTACAATGCAAGTATCGGGGTTTTTATAAGGTTGGTATCCAGTCCGTTATCATTGAAGACTATTTTGGGTTGTTCTCTAAAAAAATAAGAACGGTGGATGCCATTAAAATGATGGTTTATCCTCGGGTTAAGCGTTTGATCGCATTACCCATGAGCCAAGTCAATATGGATGAAATCACCAACGTGAGTGCGAAAAAGCAAGACGAGCAAAATGATATATCCCACATGCGTGAATACGAAAAGGGGGATAACCTGAATAAAATTCATTGGAAGTTATCCGCTAAATATAAAGAACTCATGGTGAAACAATACAGTGGTGAAGTAAGTAATACGGTACAGATTATACTAGATGTTAACCGTCATTACCTAGATGAGGAATCCAATATAGCCATTGAAGATAAAATGGTTGAGACGGTTATTATGATGACCAGTTACTTGTTGATGCATAATAAACCTGTATCGTTGGTGTTTTATGACCGTCAATTTGTTGAGCTTAGCGGAAAAGGTTACAATGATTTTGAACGGTTTTATGAAGAGTGTGCATTGCTTGAGTTTCCCAGACAATATGATTTTAGTCAAACGGTAGTGGATTATTATCAGAGCATGGATGATCATGGGATGACCCATAGCCATGCTTATATCATTACTTCCAATGTTGATGAGGCATTGATAGATAAAATGAACATATTAACCATAGATAAAGCAAAAATGACCATCATGAACATCTATATGGACCAGCGTGATAAGAACGATAAAGGTATATACAGAGCAATAGCTGAAGGTTATGATTTGATGAATATACCTTATGAGAGAGATTTAGATACGTTAATAGAAGGTATATAG
- a CDS encoding BlaI/MecI/CopY family transcriptional regulator: protein MALPQISDLELEVMKVLWEESPLTSNTVIKRIKDMNPRTVKTLLSRLIKKEAIQYKEEGRTYHYYPVVKKEEYIKLQSDHFVKKLFNGSLNAMFANFLDQKNLSRDELDDLKKMIDRYDDER, encoded by the coding sequence ATGGCTTTGCCGCAAATTTCAGATTTAGAGCTAGAGGTTATGAAGGTTCTATGGGAAGAGAGTCCCTTAACATCAAATACTGTTATTAAGCGTATTAAGGATATGAATCCCCGTACGGTGAAAACATTGTTATCACGGTTGATAAAAAAAGAAGCGATTCAATATAAGGAAGAGGGACGTACTTATCATTATTATCCAGTGGTCAAAAAAGAAGAATATATTAAACTTCAGAGCGATCATTTTGTGAAGAAGCTCTTCAATGGTTCATTAAATGCCATGTTTGCTAATTTTTTAGATCAAAAGAACTTATCAAGAGATGAGTTGGATGACCTAAAAAAGATGATTGATCGCTATGATGATGAAAGGTAA
- a CDS encoding AAA family ATPase: MEKSRNILMHMVDNIEKVIVGKGEVVKLMVLALACDSHLLIEDVPGVGKTTLVSALAKSMNGVFKRIQFTPDVMPSDITGFSMYNQKTQSFDFHEGVVMGNVLLADEINRTPPKTQSSLLEAMEEKQVTVDGKTYALPRPFMVLATQNPVEYMGTYPLPEAQIDRFIMKISVGYPSHEEEKSILQLYEHDNPIESLKPVVSCEDMLHVQGKVREVYCSSIMMDYIVEIVTATRHSENIILGSSPRGSLYVLNAAKALALYNGRDYVLPDDVKEVFLPVISHRILLRNEAKFNKITPENILTDILNRVEVPAGDYYETK; encoded by the coding sequence ATGGAAAAATCAAGAAATATACTAATGCACATGGTTGATAATATCGAAAAAGTCATTGTAGGAAAAGGAGAAGTTGTCAAATTAATGGTTTTAGCCTTAGCTTGTGATTCACATCTTCTCATTGAAGATGTACCAGGGGTAGGAAAAACCACCCTTGTATCAGCACTGGCAAAGTCCATGAACGGGGTATTTAAACGTATACAGTTTACGCCAGATGTGATGCCATCAGATATAACCGGATTTTCTATGTATAATCAAAAAACACAAAGTTTTGACTTTCACGAAGGTGTGGTCATGGGTAATGTATTATTAGCCGATGAGATTAACCGTACCCCACCTAAGACGCAATCCAGTTTGTTAGAAGCCATGGAAGAGAAACAAGTGACCGTTGATGGCAAAACATATGCCTTACCAAGACCCTTTATGGTATTAGCCACACAAAATCCAGTGGAGTATATGGGAACATACCCGTTACCCGAAGCACAAATTGATCGGTTTATTATGAAGATATCCGTGGGTTACCCGTCTCACGAAGAAGAGAAAAGTATACTTCAATTGTACGAACATGATAATCCCATAGAGAGTTTAAAACCTGTGGTAAGTTGTGAAGATATGCTCCATGTACAAGGCAAGGTTAGAGAAGTTTATTGCAGCAGTATTATGATGGATTACATAGTGGAGATTGTTACAGCAACGAGACATTCTGAAAATATTATCTTAGGTTCAAGTCCCAGAGGGTCCCTCTATGTACTTAATGCTGCCAAAGCATTAGCCCTATACAATGGACGAGATTATGTGTTGCCAGACGATGTCAAAGAAGTATTTTTACCTGTTATCTCACATCGTATTCTTCTGAGAAATGAAGCTAAGTTTAATAAGATAACACCAGAGAATATTTTAACGGATATTCTTAATCGTGTTGAAGTGCCGGCTGGTGATTATTATGAAACGAAATAG
- a CDS encoding DUF2087 domain-containing protein, with translation MEREELFWNAPIDVLKKGYQYDEQTSCYTCLFCGYTLASGLIHEHAGLMMTSKKRMAYHMEEDHGGVFRYLLNLNKKFTGLTDNQREVLTCFYENKSDKETARALSLNDSTIRNYRFKLREKEKQAKMMVTMMELLKENTSKEEDYKEPHPTATMIDDRYAITIEDSEKIVKRYFTEEGYLKDFPAKEKRKIIVLREIIKLFKPEKSYSELEINRILKRIYEDHAILRRYLIEYGFLDRKKDGSRYWVK, from the coding sequence ATGGAAAGAGAAGAATTATTTTGGAATGCTCCCATTGATGTGTTAAAAAAAGGGTATCAATACGATGAACAGACATCTTGTTATACGTGTCTTTTTTGTGGTTATACCTTAGCGTCTGGACTTATTCACGAACATGCTGGACTTATGATGACATCGAAGAAGCGTATGGCTTATCATATGGAAGAAGATCATGGTGGTGTCTTTCGTTATTTGCTAAACCTCAATAAGAAATTTACGGGGCTTACAGATAATCAACGTGAAGTCCTAACCTGTTTCTATGAAAACAAAAGTGATAAAGAAACAGCTAGGGCTTTAAGTCTTAACGATTCAACCATTCGAAATTATCGTTTTAAGCTAAGAGAAAAAGAGAAACAAGCTAAAATGATGGTAACCATGATGGAGCTTCTGAAAGAAAATACCTCAAAAGAAGAGGATTACAAGGAGCCACATCCAACAGCTACAATGATTGATGACCGTTATGCCATTACCATAGAGGATAGTGAAAAAATCGTAAAACGTTATTTTACAGAAGAAGGTTACCTTAAAGATTTTCCTGCCAAGGAAAAGCGTAAAATCATTGTCCTACGTGAAATTATTAAATTATTTAAACCCGAAAAATCTTATAGTGAACTTGAGATTAACCGTATTCTGAAGCGAATCTATGAGGACCATGCTATTCTGAGACGTTATCTCATTGAGTATGGGTTTTTGGATCGTAAAAAAGATGGTAGTCGTTATTGGGTGAAATAA
- a CDS encoding Crp/Fnr family transcriptional regulator — MATDILLKCSLFQSLTKEQIDDMLDTIDYQMVSYNKDQVISTEGDLCNRIGIVLEGAIEIRKIYPMGKSVTVTRLNPSNIFGEVILFSNMKRYPSTLVACNQLQVLFIAKEQIIALMEHYPIIMNNLLNVLTSKILTLNKKLRNLSYENMRQKIADYILTEYKRQQNLYIELNVSRKEMAESLGVTRPSLSRELAAMKDESIIDYHKNTIKINNLQMLEDCLL, encoded by the coding sequence ATGGCAACAGATATCTTACTAAAATGCTCACTCTTTCAATCCCTAACAAAAGAGCAGATTGATGACATGTTAGACACCATTGATTATCAAATGGTATCTTATAATAAAGATCAAGTTATTAGTACTGAAGGTGACCTTTGCAATCGTATAGGTATTGTCTTAGAGGGTGCTATTGAAATTAGAAAAATTTATCCAATGGGTAAATCCGTTACGGTAACAAGGCTTAATCCCAGTAATATATTTGGTGAAGTGATCTTGTTTTCCAACATGAAACGCTACCCATCAACATTGGTGGCTTGTAACCAACTACAGGTCCTTTTTATAGCCAAGGAGCAAATCATAGCCTTGATGGAACATTACCCCATCATCATGAACAACTTGCTGAATGTACTGACCAGTAAGATACTCACATTAAATAAAAAGCTAAGAAATCTATCTTATGAGAATATGCGCCAAAAAATTGCTGATTATATTTTAACGGAATATAAAAGGCAACAGAACCTCTACATTGAACTGAATGTATCCCGAAAAGAAATGGCAGAATCATTGGGGGTCACAAGACCTTCCTTATCTCGTGAGTTAGCTGCTATGAAAGATGAGAGCATTATCGATTATCATAAAAACACCATAAAAATAAACAACCTTCAAATGCTTGAAGATTGTTTATTGTAG